A single region of the Cyanobacteria bacterium FACHB-DQ100 genome encodes:
- a CDS encoding response regulator → MNRVLVIEDDPEILENIEEILELQSYQTLATSSSLTGLQLAKEMLPSLVICDVIMPGLDGYAVLSELRQQTETATIPFIFLTGRADRADIRLGMELGADDYLTKPFTQAELIGAVQSCLTKYDRLSRQYKSLAQQTQSLEKQLQTLQELVDLNRLLLQQLCQGLRHPVSNLTIATYLLKQDIPKKDFDRYLTILEEECTRSTALLSEVASLQEYLHPSKLNLLRSKLNIRLSP, encoded by the coding sequence ATGAATCGCGTTTTGGTAATCGAAGACGATCCAGAAATTTTAGAAAATATTGAAGAAATTTTAGAGCTGCAAAGCTACCAAACTTTAGCGACGAGTAGCAGTCTTACAGGATTACAGCTTGCAAAAGAAATGCTTCCCAGCCTAGTAATTTGCGATGTGATCATGCCTGGACTTGATGGCTATGCCGTTTTGAGTGAACTCCGTCAGCAAACCGAGACGGCAACGATTCCGTTTATTTTTCTCACAGGTCGCGCCGATCGCGCCGATATCCGCCTTGGCATGGAGTTAGGGGCAGACGATTACCTTACTAAACCTTTCACTCAAGCGGAATTAATTGGCGCAGTGCAAAGTTGCCTCACCAAATACGATCGCTTATCGCGCCAATATAAGAGCCTAGCTCAACAAACACAAAGCCTTGAGAAACAGCTACAGACCCTGCAAGAACTCGTAGATTTAAACCGGCTATTGTTGCAGCAGCTCTGCCAGGGATTGCGGCATCCCGTCTCAAACTTGACGATCGCAACTTATCTGCTGAAGCAAGATATCCCGAAAAAAGACTTCGATCGCTACCTTACGATTCTTGAAGAAGAATGTACCCGCAGTACAGCTTTGCTCAGTGAAGTTGCCAGCTTACAGGAATATCTTCACCCCTCTAAGCTTAATTTGCTCCGCAGCAAGCTCAACATCCGCCTATCGCCCTGA
- a CDS encoding AAA family ATPase has product MSSLEALQRRLEIFREAGRNLQLDPLVTPEDLARLGVEYQTEMIDELEQAIEDCVTQANKLIFTGHRGCGKSTLLAELGFRLGETNRYFVVMFSIADTIERSAVDHVNVLFSMALQLLEEAERRAIRLQPGIKKEFYRWLGKHTQTESKAVEAEIEANTEATVKGGIPVILEFLAKIRSKLKINSVIRQEISIEFARRTSDLVAQINQLQAYIENATGQQVLVIIDDLDKLDLSVTETMFRKNIQSLLDPNCRILYTIPIATLREVAIKTSITTYVNKIHTMRVTKFFSKATVRKPDRVPDEACVQVFEEILARRLPSDLIDPEVKRQIILLSGGVLREFIRISDRCCDRAMLKIRGQIRRQQFDQPDVIVDQQILDEVVTELQIEAAEALGQADFEALKLIYEQLKLQDMESQRLLDLLHGLYVLEYRNALLWYDLNPIVRDLLVREGILDGTTA; this is encoded by the coding sequence ATGTCCAGTTTAGAAGCGCTGCAACGCCGTTTAGAAATCTTTCGCGAAGCAGGGCGCAATCTCCAGCTTGATCCACTCGTCACGCCAGAGGATTTGGCACGACTGGGTGTGGAATATCAGACGGAGATGATCGATGAATTGGAGCAGGCGATCGAAGATTGTGTCACTCAAGCCAACAAGCTGATATTCACCGGGCATCGAGGGTGTGGTAAATCGACGTTGTTGGCGGAATTGGGCTTTCGCTTGGGGGAAACGAATCGGTACTTTGTAGTCATGTTCTCGATCGCAGATACAATCGAGCGATCGGCGGTCGATCATGTCAATGTGTTATTTTCGATGGCGTTGCAGTTGCTTGAAGAGGCGGAACGTCGCGCAATTAGGCTACAACCTGGCATTAAGAAAGAGTTTTATCGCTGGCTTGGCAAACATACGCAGACCGAATCGAAAGCCGTCGAGGCAGAAATTGAGGCAAACACAGAAGCGACGGTTAAAGGTGGAATTCCAGTGATTCTGGAGTTTTTAGCCAAAATTCGATCCAAGCTGAAAATCAATTCGGTGATTCGGCAGGAGATCTCGATCGAGTTTGCTCGACGCACTTCGGATTTGGTTGCTCAGATTAATCAACTGCAAGCTTATATTGAGAATGCTACAGGGCAGCAAGTTTTAGTGATTATTGATGATCTCGATAAGTTGGATTTGAGCGTGACAGAGACGATGTTTCGCAAAAACATCCAGTCTTTGCTTGATCCAAACTGTCGAATTCTCTACACAATCCCGATCGCAACGTTACGTGAGGTTGCCATCAAAACCAGCATCACAACTTATGTCAACAAGATTCACACGATGCGAGTGACAAAGTTTTTTAGTAAAGCGACGGTGAGGAAACCCGATCGAGTACCCGACGAAGCTTGTGTGCAGGTATTTGAAGAGATTTTGGCGCGACGATTGCCTTCAGACTTGATCGACCCGGAGGTGAAGCGGCAAATCATTTTGCTGAGTGGGGGCGTGTTGCGGGAGTTTATTCGGATTAGCGATCGCTGTTGTGATAGGGCAATGCTGAAGATTCGCGGACAGATTCGACGGCAGCAGTTTGACCAGCCGGATGTGATTGTGGATCAGCAGATTTTAGATGAAGTGGTGACGGAGTTGCAGATTGAAGCGGCGGAAGCGCTGGGGCAGGCGGATTTTGAGGCGTTGAAGTTGATTTATGAGCAGCTTAAACTGCAAGATATGGAGAGTCAACGGCTGTTAGATTTGTTGCATGGGCTGTATGTGTTGGAGTATCGCAATGCGTTGCTCTGGTATGACTTGAATCCGATCGTGCGCGATTTGCTAGTGCGGGAGGGGATTTTGGATGGTACAACCGCTTAA
- a CDS encoding DNA polymerase III subunit beta yields the protein MKLVCAQTHLNSHLSLVSRAVSSRPTHPILANVLLRADAATQRVILSAFDLSLGIQTSFPANVETSGVLTLPAKLLGDIISRLPEGDITIESDIESNHVTTITSASGRYQVRGMGAEEFPELPRIEEGEQTQLVADRLVDGLRGSLFAASADETKQVLTGVHVSMQSDGLEFAATDGHRLAVVTTVEEDAPEADSQFDVTVPAKALQELMKMLDRQNGNAINVQFDQGQVIFEWTDQRLTSRLLEGQYPNYRQLVPRQFTHQMTVDRRSFLSALERISVLADQKNNIVKVQLDPTNQQLTLAVDAQDVGSGREAVPAQISGDGMEIAFNVRYLLDGLKAINTSEIQMQLNTSTSPVVLSPLGNLKMTYLVMPVQVRS from the coding sequence ATGAAACTGGTCTGCGCTCAAACTCACCTCAATTCACACTTGTCGCTGGTTAGTCGGGCGGTTTCTTCGCGCCCCACCCATCCAATCCTGGCGAACGTTCTGCTGAGAGCCGATGCTGCAACTCAGCGCGTCATTCTTAGCGCCTTCGACCTCAGCTTAGGGATTCAAACCAGCTTTCCGGCGAACGTCGAAACGAGCGGCGTTCTGACACTCCCGGCAAAACTCCTGGGAGACATCATATCGCGACTTCCCGAAGGCGACATTACGATCGAAAGCGATATCGAATCCAATCACGTCACAACCATCACCTCTGCCTCTGGACGCTATCAGGTGCGCGGCATGGGCGCTGAAGAGTTTCCCGAACTTCCCAGAATTGAAGAAGGAGAGCAAACCCAGTTAGTTGCCGATCGTTTGGTGGATGGGTTACGAGGATCGCTGTTTGCAGCGAGTGCCGATGAAACGAAACAGGTACTCACCGGAGTTCACGTCAGTATGCAGTCTGATGGATTGGAGTTTGCTGCAACCGATGGGCATCGACTCGCGGTGGTCACAACAGTCGAAGAGGATGCTCCAGAAGCAGATTCTCAGTTCGATGTCACGGTTCCAGCCAAAGCGTTACAAGAATTGATGAAAATGCTCGATCGCCAGAACGGTAACGCGATCAATGTGCAGTTTGATCAAGGACAGGTCATCTTTGAGTGGACAGATCAGCGCCTCACGAGCCGATTGTTAGAAGGGCAATATCCCAACTATCGCCAGCTTGTACCGCGCCAGTTTACGCATCAGATGACGGTCGATCGTCGATCTTTCCTGAGTGCATTAGAGCGTATCTCGGTGCTTGCGGATCAGAAAAACAACATCGTCAAAGTTCAGCTTGACCCGACGAATCAGCAACTTACGCTGGCGGTTGATGCTCAAGATGTGGGAAGTGGACGAGAAGCAGTTCCCGCACAAATCTCTGGTGATGGCATGGAGATTGCGTTCAATGTGCGATACTTGCTCGATGGCTTGAAAGCAATCAACACGTCAGAAATCCAAATGCAGTTGAACACTTCAACCAGTCCTGTGGTTCTCTCGCCGCTCGGAAATCTGAAGATGACTTATTTGGTGATGCCTGTCCAAGTGCGATCGTAA
- a CDS encoding DUF2141 domain-containing protein produces the protein MIPMMAQAKSTSNLKIVVNGIQRQQGQVCVSLFAGSQGFPDKSDRAVRAQCLPVGQGRTAVTFQNLALGNYAIAVYHDRNGNGRLDRNFVGIPTEGFGFSRNPVIRTGAPRFSEAAVFVAGTETTAQIQLQYLLGG, from the coding sequence ATGATTCCGATGATGGCGCAGGCAAAATCGACCAGTAATTTGAAGATCGTGGTCAACGGTATTCAAAGACAGCAAGGACAGGTCTGTGTCAGCTTGTTTGCAGGCAGTCAGGGATTTCCCGACAAGAGCGATCGAGCGGTACGGGCGCAGTGTCTTCCTGTAGGGCAAGGGCGCACCGCAGTCACGTTTCAGAATTTAGCGTTAGGCAATTATGCGATCGCGGTGTATCACGATCGCAATGGAAATGGGAGGCTCGATCGCAATTTTGTTGGCATTCCCACCGAGGGATTTGGGTTTTCGCGCAATCCGGTGATTCGGACAGGTGCGCCGCGATTTAGTGAAGCGGCTGTGTTTGTCGCAGGAACAGAGACAACCGCTCAGATTCAGTTGCAGTATTTACTAGGCGGTTAA
- a CDS encoding urease subunit beta: MIPGEMFVEDGEIELNAGRETVTLTVANRGDRPIQVGSHFHFFEVNAALEFDRDRARGMRLDIPAGTAVRFEPGDDREVTLVALAGSRQVYGFNAKIEGALDGKSKKGKKKSK; this comes from the coding sequence ATGATTCCAGGTGAAATGTTCGTCGAAGACGGTGAAATCGAACTGAATGCAGGACGAGAAACCGTAACACTGACTGTGGCAAACCGAGGTGATCGCCCGATTCAGGTTGGCTCACACTTTCATTTCTTTGAAGTGAATGCGGCATTGGAATTTGATCGCGATCGCGCCCGTGGAATGCGGCTCGATATTCCCGCAGGTACCGCCGTTCGATTTGAACCTGGAGACGATCGAGAAGTTACGCTTGTTGCGCTGGCTGGATCGCGTCAAGTGTACGGATTCAACGCCAAAATCGAAGGCGCACTGGATGGGAAGTCGAAAAAAGGTAAGAAGAAATCTAAATAA
- a CDS encoding urease accessory protein UreD — translation MNHPRPVASELTQTDWHGSLRLEFENRRGITQLIQNQGKAPLKVQRPFYPENSGTCHSVIMHTAGGIVGGDRLTFDVKLAPHSQALITTPAAAKIYRTNGREAQQITEIDLAEGACLEWLPLETIVFNQASFRQAMRVNLAPGAEWIGWEITRFGRSAGGERFLEGNWRSHTEVWQAGKPIWIDRQWLPGSETTFNSSHGLAGCPIVASFAWIGQTVESELVEKARALWTGSEGEIGVTRLPLGLLCRYRGHSSSKVRRWLIAVWGLVRSMSGRPICIPRVWQL, via the coding sequence GTGAATCATCCTCGACCTGTTGCTTCTGAGCTAACCCAAACCGATTGGCATGGTAGTTTGCGCCTCGAATTTGAAAATCGCCGTGGGATTACTCAACTGATTCAAAATCAGGGAAAAGCGCCGCTCAAAGTCCAGCGCCCGTTCTATCCAGAAAATAGCGGAACTTGCCACAGTGTCATCATGCACACCGCAGGCGGAATCGTCGGGGGAGATCGCTTAACTTTCGATGTTAAACTTGCACCTCACAGCCAAGCACTAATCACCACTCCCGCCGCCGCCAAAATCTATCGCACCAATGGGCGCGAAGCTCAGCAAATCACCGAGATCGATTTAGCAGAAGGCGCTTGTCTAGAATGGTTGCCGCTCGAAACGATCGTGTTTAATCAAGCCTCATTCCGCCAAGCAATGCGCGTGAACTTAGCTCCGGGTGCAGAGTGGATTGGGTGGGAGATTACCCGCTTTGGACGGAGTGCCGGAGGGGAACGATTTCTCGAAGGAAATTGGCGATCGCACACCGAAGTTTGGCAAGCGGGAAAACCCATTTGGATCGATCGACAATGGCTTCCAGGCAGTGAAACCACTTTCAACAGTTCGCATGGATTAGCAGGCTGCCCGATCGTTGCTAGTTTCGCTTGGATTGGACAGACCGTAGAGTCCGAACTGGTGGAAAAAGCACGCGCCCTTTGGACAGGAAGTGAGGGCGAAATTGGGGTAACGCGCTTACCCTTGGGCTTACTGTGCCGCTATCGGGGTCACTCTAGCAGCAAAGTCCGACGCTGGCTAATTGCAGTTTGGGGATTGGTGCGATCGATGTCCGGTCGCCCGATTTGCATTCCGAGAGTTTGGCAGCTTTAG
- a CDS encoding HEAT repeat domain-containing protein: protein MSSKKVLPLQKVLPLHRRSLFALSGLLLAIAIPGTLTYGKQIGEFGTILSSSIVAQPSPQYQFKVGDRLTYKLDYRNIGNSDLRALFGDLKPDSNAEAPSTFVSNFDNRIQADLVMTVLEQKNDRVTVAYRLQNLNVQILSNGQLIAEQSQLIQKDLAQDIFAEVDAQGKILSVRFDPNMSNIAQSFARSLLASTQFVTAKSPTVSTWETQEDDPNGQYIAQYRSNFDQFQKSKLRYLQPDKKPRSTKLTPIITPQGQLTAKFDIKAGRLLNLSGKETQSFEVSKKKIGQSETTLNLSYSAQTQLNATDLAALQKASAAQQTQAIALSYTIPEEEAEAKIQRQQLGESTLESLLSELDALSKSPDKAQNTTDLYLKIKALIYLKPETSAAFAQRILKSEATPAMQLVVGALSAVGHSQAQAALVQIINSQTQDWKTLAALIPSLATVKSPTPETIALLSNFAFNSDNSQVASTAQLALGTAAHNLLESAPNRANSIADRFVERLQKSQSSDDIKQNLLVLGNIGSARSLDAITKLTNSPQAEIRAIAVSSLRLIPETTIDRRLNQTLQSDTEEAVRAEAAVALGFREMSPENYQSQKQAIQSDKSVKVRMALLRNLWQVQAQFPEVQQIVKQLAEKDESEEVREAASSLLSTLGAQL, encoded by the coding sequence ATGTCTTCTAAAAAAGTGTTGCCTCTACAAAAAGTGTTGCCTCTGCATCGTCGATCGCTGTTTGCATTATCTGGATTGTTACTTGCAATCGCTATTCCTGGAACACTAACCTATGGCAAACAGATTGGTGAATTTGGCACAATTCTGAGTTCGTCGATTGTTGCTCAACCTTCACCGCAGTATCAGTTCAAAGTGGGCGATCGTTTGACGTACAAGTTGGACTATCGCAATATCGGAAATTCTGATTTACGGGCTTTGTTTGGGGATCTAAAACCAGATAGTAATGCAGAGGCTCCAAGTACCTTTGTAAGTAACTTTGACAATCGGATACAAGCAGATTTAGTCATGACTGTTCTGGAGCAGAAGAACGATCGCGTCACAGTTGCTTATCGTTTGCAAAATCTCAATGTGCAGATTCTCTCGAATGGTCAATTGATTGCAGAACAGTCTCAACTGATTCAGAAAGATCTCGCTCAAGATATCTTTGCTGAGGTTGATGCTCAGGGCAAGATTCTATCGGTGCGGTTTGATCCGAACATGAGCAACATTGCTCAGAGTTTTGCACGATCGCTGCTGGCTTCGACTCAATTTGTCACAGCAAAATCTCCCACAGTTAGCACTTGGGAAACACAGGAAGACGATCCGAACGGACAGTACATTGCTCAATATCGCAGTAACTTTGACCAGTTCCAAAAGTCAAAACTACGCTATCTACAACCCGATAAAAAACCTAGAAGCACCAAACTCACACCCATTATTACTCCACAGGGACAATTAACCGCAAAATTTGACATAAAAGCAGGTCGCCTTTTAAACCTGAGTGGGAAAGAGACTCAAAGCTTTGAAGTCTCTAAGAAAAAGATTGGACAAAGCGAAACAACACTGAATCTAAGTTATTCTGCACAGACACAATTAAACGCGACGGATTTAGCAGCCTTACAAAAAGCTAGTGCAGCGCAGCAAACGCAAGCGATCGCGCTCTCTTACACCATTCCTGAAGAAGAAGCGGAAGCAAAAATTCAGCGCCAACAGTTAGGAGAAAGCACCTTAGAAAGCTTGTTATCTGAGTTAGACGCGCTGAGCAAATCACCCGACAAAGCTCAGAACACCACTGATCTGTATCTCAAGATCAAAGCTTTGATTTATCTCAAACCAGAAACCAGTGCAGCTTTTGCTCAACGCATTCTCAAGAGTGAAGCCACTCCAGCGATGCAATTAGTTGTAGGTGCGCTGAGTGCCGTTGGACATTCACAAGCACAAGCTGCTTTAGTTCAAATCATCAATTCTCAAACTCAAGATTGGAAAACACTCGCGGCGCTAATTCCCAGTCTTGCAACCGTAAAATCTCCAACTCCAGAAACGATCGCGCTCTTAAGCAATTTCGCCTTCAACTCTGACAACTCGCAAGTTGCCTCAACCGCGCAACTCGCCCTCGGTACAGCCGCACACAACTTACTTGAGTCTGCGCCGAATCGAGCGAACTCGATCGCCGATCGCTTTGTTGAGCGACTCCAAAAATCGCAATCTTCCGATGACATCAAGCAAAACTTACTGGTGTTAGGGAATATTGGCTCGGCTCGATCGCTCGATGCCATTACAAAGCTGACAAATTCACCGCAGGCAGAGATTCGAGCGATCGCTGTTTCATCTCTGCGCCTAATTCCTGAGACAACGATCGATCGACGCTTAAATCAAACCCTACAGAGCGACACAGAAGAAGCGGTACGCGCTGAAGCGGCAGTTGCATTAGGATTTCGCGAAATGTCGCCAGAGAATTACCAAAGCCAAAAACAAGCCATTCAATCGGATAAATCCGTTAAGGTCAGAATGGCGCTGCTTAGAAACCTGTGGCAAGTTCAAGCCCAATTTCCAGAAGTGCAGCAGATTGTGAAGCAACTTGCAGAGAAAGACGAATCCGAAGAAGTGCGAGAAGCAGCAAGTAGCCTGCTTTCCACGCTTGGGGCGCAATTGTAA
- a CDS encoding S-layer homology domain-containing protein: protein MRNGAIVGIGITATSAALLSSIFAPSTAQNTNFRDTQNYWAKPFIEALASRNVIKGYPDGTFRPDQPVDRDEFAAILRTAFNQPQERQIGSGSDYRDVPKGYWAAPAIKEAYEAGFMRGYPGGNFRPNQPVTKVEALVSLAQNLNLNSKVPATNQAAIAQNTNTQPVNNQAASQRRANRGLMFPFPMASMMLLQPFVTPAANRVAAALPAQSPTQSTAASAAKASTPRKQPSLSLNQYYTDANRIPKYAVGPVAEATRSNIVVNHPNARQLNPLRPATRGEVAAIVYQAMVNKGYAQPISQNVPASKYVVRAEKANQPR, encoded by the coding sequence ATGCGAAATGGCGCGATCGTTGGGATTGGCATTACCGCAACTTCCGCTGCCCTTTTATCTTCAATCTTTGCACCTAGTACCGCTCAGAATACTAACTTTCGCGACACGCAAAACTATTGGGCAAAGCCGTTTATCGAAGCCTTAGCAAGTCGCAATGTGATCAAAGGCTATCCAGACGGAACATTTCGCCCTGATCAACCCGTCGATCGCGATGAATTTGCTGCAATTTTAAGAACGGCATTCAACCAACCCCAAGAACGACAAATCGGAAGTGGGAGCGACTACCGCGATGTTCCCAAAGGTTATTGGGCGGCTCCTGCAATTAAAGAAGCTTACGAAGCTGGATTTATGCGTGGTTATCCGGGCGGCAATTTTCGTCCCAATCAGCCTGTGACGAAAGTGGAAGCATTAGTATCGCTCGCACAGAACCTAAACCTAAATTCAAAAGTACCTGCAACGAATCAAGCTGCGATCGCTCAAAACACAAATACTCAACCTGTCAACAATCAAGCCGCTTCGCAACGTCGAGCTAATCGCGGTTTAATGTTTCCATTTCCTATGGCAAGCATGATGCTACTTCAGCCATTCGTGACTCCGGCTGCGAATCGCGTCGCGGCTGCGCTTCCAGCACAATCACCCACACAATCAACTGCTGCCTCTGCGGCAAAAGCTAGCACTCCCCGAAAGCAGCCTTCCCTGTCGTTGAATCAATACTACACAGATGCGAATCGCATTCCGAAATATGCGGTTGGCCCTGTTGCAGAAGCAACTCGATCGAACATTGTAGTCAATCATCCGAATGCGCGACAGTTGAATCCGCTACGCCCTGCGACCCGTGGGGAAGTTGCCGCAATCGTTTATCAAGCAATGGTGAATAAAGGATACGCTCAACCCATATCGCAGAATGTTCCGGCATCTAAGTATGTGGTGCGGGCGGAAAAGGCTAATCAGCCTCGCTAA
- a CDS encoding tetratricopeptide repeat protein, which translates to MVQPLKSLTPENEATYESLISLIENNQERLALILVACDDLRLRQRVIDRYELEARQAKIRPFRVVLGTEPSLRSGLARLELREGYAAVVTVTGAEWLLRVTTREGEEQSDLDKFFGYLQWTREGLREFRYPIVLWVTHRILREMSKRAPDFWSWRKAVLRFASQEEESIALRQEEPRSRSLESQPNAEFLPPLEELLSEIQQLEAASPESANLATLYDQLGQVYAERIAKGAAANLEQERQQAIAAFETSIDRHQKLNNQSELVGVLRRFGDFLDDQSQYDAAISAYQQSLEIAREIGDRSGEAASLNNLGITHNSLGQYQRAINCHQQSLEIANFTDDRGGEAASFNNLGNAYSSLGQYQRAINFQQQSLEIQREIGNRSGEANSLNSLGNHYCALGQYQRAIDFYQQSLEIQREVGNRSGEAYSLNNLGIVYHALRQYQRAIGFHQQSLEIQREIGNRSGEAASLNSLGSAYYSLGQYQRALSFYQQSLEIEREIGNRSGEAASLGGLGIVYHALRQYQRAIDCHQQSLEIQREIGNRSGEAYSLNSLGNAYHALGQYQRALSFYQQSLEIEREVGSRSGEAASLGGLGSAYGSLGQYQRAIDFYQQSLEIQREIGNRSGEANSLGHLGKAYHALGQYQRAIDFHQQSLEIQRELGNRRGEADSLFNKALALAKLRTSSL; encoded by the coding sequence ATGGTACAACCGCTTAAGTCTTTGACTCCGGAGAATGAGGCGACGTATGAGAGTCTGATCTCGCTGATCGAGAACAATCAGGAGCGCTTGGCGTTGATTCTGGTGGCGTGTGATGATCTGCGATTGCGGCAACGGGTGATCGATCGCTATGAGTTAGAGGCAAGACAGGCGAAAATTCGACCGTTTCGGGTGGTGCTGGGGACAGAGCCGAGTTTGCGATCGGGATTGGCGAGGTTGGAGCTTCGAGAAGGCTATGCGGCGGTTGTAACCGTGACGGGGGCAGAATGGCTGTTGCGGGTAACGACGCGGGAAGGAGAGGAGCAGAGCGATCTCGATAAGTTTTTTGGGTATTTGCAGTGGACGCGGGAGGGATTGCGGGAGTTTCGCTATCCGATCGTGCTGTGGGTGACGCATCGGATTTTGCGAGAGATGAGCAAAAGAGCGCCGGACTTCTGGAGTTGGCGGAAAGCGGTGTTGCGGTTTGCTTCGCAGGAAGAGGAATCGATCGCGCTGCGGCAAGAAGAACCGCGATCGCGATCACTCGAAAGTCAGCCGAATGCGGAGTTTCTGCCGCCATTAGAAGAATTGCTTTCAGAGATTCAACAATTAGAGGCAGCCTCACCAGAATCAGCGAATTTAGCAACGCTGTATGACCAGTTAGGACAGGTCTATGCAGAGCGAATTGCTAAGGGAGCAGCAGCAAATTTAGAGCAAGAAAGACAGCAAGCGATCGCTGCGTTTGAGACTTCAATTGATCGGCATCAGAAACTTAACAATCAATCCGAGCTTGTGGGTGTGCTGAGAAGATTTGGTGATTTTCTGGATGATCAATCTCAGTATGACGCAGCAATTTCAGCCTATCAACAGTCTTTAGAGATTGCCCGCGAAATTGGCGATCGTAGCGGTGAAGCTGCTTCTCTCAACAATTTGGGCATTACTCACAATTCATTAGGACAGTATCAACGAGCGATCAACTGTCATCAACAGTCTTTAGAGATCGCCAATTTCACGGACGATCGTGGCGGTGAAGCTGCTTCCTTCAACAATTTGGGCAATGCTTACAGCTCATTAGGGCAATATCAACGAGCGATTAACTTTCAGCAACAGTCTCTAGAGATTCAGCGTGAGATTGGTAATCGTAGCGGTGAGGCTAATTCTCTCAACAGTTTAGGCAATCATTACTGTGCATTAGGACAGTATCAACGAGCGATCGACTTTTATCAACAGTCCCTAGAAATTCAACGTGAAGTTGGTAACCGTAGCGGTGAAGCTTATTCTCTCAACAATTTAGGCATTGTTTATCATGCGTTAAGACAGTATCAACGAGCGATCGGCTTTCACCAACAGTCCTTAGAGATTCAGCGTGAAATTGGTAACCGTAGCGGTGAAGCTGCTTCTCTCAACAGTTTGGGCAGTGCTTACTATTCATTAGGACAGTATCAGCGAGCGCTCAGCTTTTATCAACAGTCCTTAGAGATTGAACGTGAGATTGGCAATCGTAGCGGTGAAGCTGCTTCTCTCGGAGGTTTAGGCATTGTTTATCATGCGTTAAGACAGTATCAACGAGCGATCGACTGTCATCAACAGTCCCTAGAGATTCAGCGTGAAATTGGTAACCGTAGCGGTGAAGCTTATTCTCTCAACAGTTTGGGCAATGCTTACCATGCGTTAGGACAGTATCAGCGAGCGCTCAGCTTTTATCAACAGTCCTTAGAGATTGAACGTGAGGTTGGCAGCCGTAGCGGTGAAGCTGCTTCTCTCGGTGGCTTGGGCAGTGCTTACGGTTCATTAGGACAGTATCAACGAGCGATCGACTTTTATCAACAGTCCCTGGAGATTCAGCGTGAGATTGGTAATCGTAGCGGTGAAGCTAACTCTCTCGGCCATTTGGGCAAGGCTTACCATGCATTAGGACAGTATCAACGAGCGATTGACTTTCATCAACAATCCCTAGAGATTCAGCGTGAGCTTGGTAATCGCAGGGGTGAAGCGGATTCTCTCTTCAATAAAGCCCTGGCGCTTGCTAAACTACGAACCTCGTCGCTTTGA
- the ureA gene encoding urease subunit gamma, translating into MQLTPQEKDKLLIFTAALVAERRKARGLKLNYPEAIAYISAAILEGARDGQTVAELMNYGTTLLTQDDVMDGISEMIHEVQVEATFPDGTKLVTVHNPIR; encoded by the coding sequence ATGCAACTCACGCCCCAAGAAAAAGATAAGCTTCTCATTTTTACTGCCGCTTTAGTCGCAGAACGCCGCAAAGCAAGAGGATTGAAACTAAATTACCCCGAAGCGATCGCCTACATCTCTGCGGCAATTCTCGAAGGAGCAAGAGACGGGCAAACCGTCGCCGAGTTAATGAACTACGGAACCACGCTCCTGACTCAAGACGACGTAATGGACGGAATTTCCGAAATGATTCACGAAGTCCAAGTCGAAGCTACCTTCCCGGATGGAACCAAGCTTGTCACCGTTCACAACCCGATTCGATAG